ACGTCTCGTGGCGCGCCGCCCGAAGACATGCCGGACCCGCTGGACTGGTTCGCCCGGCGCCACCCGGTGCTGGTGACGGGGTACGGCCCCGACCGCGCGGACCACGCGGTCCTGGCTACCGGGCACGGCCCCGACCGCGCGGTCCGGACCTGCGCGACAATCGGGGCATGATCGAGTCGACCCCGGTGTCGGTGGACGTGCTGACCCTGCGCTTCGACCCGACCGCGCGCACCGTGCTGCTCGGCGTCGCACCGCGCGCCTTCGAGCCGTTCGCGGGCGCGCTCGCCCTGCCCGGCGTGCTGCTGGGCAAGGGCGAGCGGTTGCGGGAGGCCGCCCGGCGCGCCGTGCGCGACAAGCTCGGCGCGCCGGAGGAGGCGATCACCGCGTCCGGGCAGCTCACCACGTTCGACGAGCCGTCCCGCGACCCGCGCGGCCCGACCCTGTCGATCGCCCTGTGGGCCACCGTCGACCCGGCCCGGCTGGCCGGCGGTGCCGCGACGTGGCCCCCGCTGGCCGACGTGCCGCCGCTGGCGTTCGACCACGACCGCATCGTGGCCGACTGCCGGCCGCTGCTGGCCGACCGGCTGTGGCGCGACGTGGCGTTCACCGCGGGGCTGCTCGGGCGAGAGTTCACCACCGCGCAGGCCCTGGACGTCACCGAGTCCCTGACCGGCGACCGGCCGTACCCGGCCAACCTGGGGCGGATCATGGAGCGCCTGCCGGGGCTGGCGCGGACGGCCCAGCACGCGGCGGCGCTGCCCAAGGGCGGTCGGCCACCCTCCGTGTGGCGCTGGACCTCATAGTCGTCACTCGAATGGGTACTCCCCCGCTGTCGCTGACAGAGGAGGACGACCATGACTGCGATGCAGCCGCACCCGTTCCCGTTCGCCCCGTGGATGTGGCGCGACGCGGTGGCGTTGTTCGACAACCGCAACGAGGCCGTCGTGGACCACGACCGGCCCGACGTGGGGTTGGTCGGGTACGAGGTGGAGGCGGTCGACGGGCGGATCGGGAAGGTGGACGACGCCAACGCCCGGGTGCCCGCCGACTGCCTGCTGGTGGACACCGGGACGTGGTTGACCAGCCACCAGGTGGTGCTACCGGTGGGGGCGGTGGCCGGGATCGACCACGGGGAGCGGAGGGTGCACGTCGACCGGACGCGGGAGCAGGTGAAGAACGCTCCCGAGTACGACGCGGACTTCGACGCCGACGAGTTCCGGGCCCGGTTGGGGGAGTACTACACGGAGAGCTACCGCACGGCGCCCTGACCTGGGGAACCTGGCTGACCGCCTTCGCTCCCCGGGTGACGACTGGGGGCGGAGGCGGTCGGGGTTTGTGGGGGGCTGGGTGGGGCGGGGGTGAGCGAGGTCGGGGCAGGGCCGGACGAGGCGGGCGGGCAAGGCAGGTGGGCAAGGCAGGCCGGGCCGAGCGGGGCCAGGCCGCCGGGGCGGGGCCGGGCTGGCGGGGCGGGGCCGGGCTGGGCTGGCGGGGCGGGGCTGGGCTGGCGGGGCGGGGCTGGGCTGGCGGGGCGGGGCGGGGCGGGGCCGGGCTGGGCTGGACTGGGCCAGGTGGCTGGGCGAGGCCGGGCTGGGCGAGGCCGAGTTGGGATGGGTTGAGTCGGGCTGAGCCAGGCTGGGCTGGGTTTAGTTGGGCGGGGCTGGGCTGGGACTGGGTGAAGGCGAGCGGGGGTTGGGCGGGGCCAGAGCGGGCCGACCAGAGGCGGGGTCGGTGAAGGTGGTCCTGCCGGGTCGACGGCCCGGAATCCCGCATTCCTGCGGCAGGCGCAGGCCCCGGCTATTTGTTTTACATTCGCGAGCAACACTCGCACCGCGTCACCCGGTCGTCCTACCGATTCCCCTCCAGGGGGAATTAACGAAACTTTTTCGCGCCCCCTCCAACCCCCGCCGGACCTGGACCGATCAGTGTTAGCTTTTACCCGACCAGCAAAAACACCGGACCACCCGGCGTTTTATGAGCATTCTCAGGGTATGGATACCGTGATAGCGTGACCGAATACCGAGGGCCAAAGCACGCCGTTCGGATTCGGTTACCACATGAGGGGTGTCTCGATGTCGACGAGCACCGTCGCTTCGCCGGTGGTCCGGCTGCTCGGCCCGGTGCGGGTGTGGCGGGACGGCGTCGAGGTCGACATCGGCACCGCGCGCCGCCGTGCGGTGTTCACGCTCCTGGCTTTGCGCGCCAACGAGGCGGTCTCCCGGGACGAGCTGGTCGACGGCGTGTGGGGCGACGCACCGCCCGCGAGCGCCGGGGCGAGCCTCTACACCTACGTCTCCGGCCTGCGGCAGGTGCTGGAGCCGGGGCGGTCGAAGCGGGCCGCCGGGGGGCTGCTGGTCTCCACCGGGGCCGGTTACGCGCTCCGGCTGGACCCCGACTCCCTCGACGTCCACCGCTTCGACGCCCACCGCGAGCGGGCCGAGGTGTTGGCGCGGCGCGATCCGGCGCGTGCGGTGGAGGAGTTGGACGCGGCGCTGGCGCTGTGGGCCGGTGAGGCGCTGGCGGGGGTGCCGGGGCCGTTCGCCGAGGCGCAGCGGGCGCGGTTGCACGAGTTGCGGCTGGTGGCCGTGGAGCGGCGGGCCGAGCTGGCGTTGGCGCTGGGCGGGTACGCCGACGTGGTGGCCGAGCTGGCTGGGCTGGTGGTCGAGCACCCGTTGCGGGAGGGGTTGCGGGCGCTGCTGATGACCGCGCTGCACCAGGCGGGTCGGCAGGCCGAGGCGTTGGAGGTGTTCCGCGACGCCCGGCACGTGCTGGCGACCGAATTGGGCATCGAGCCCGGTCACGTGCTGCGCGAGGTCCACCGCCGGGTGCTGGCCGGGGAGCCGACCACGCCTGCCGGGTCCGCGAACGGGTCGCCCTGGGCCAACGGGGCGCCTTGGGCCAACGCGACGCCCCGGTCCGGGGGCAGGCCCGGGGTCGATGCGGCACCCGGGTTCAACGCCCGACCCCCGTCCACCGCCCGACCCGCGCCCACCAGCCAGTCCGCGCCTACCGACCGATTCGCCTCCACCGACCACCCCAGGCCCACCGACCACCCCAGGCCCACCGACCGGCTCGCACCCACCGACCACGCCGCGCCCACCGACCACCCCGCACCCAGCGACCACCTCGCACCCACCGACCAGCCGCAGTTCACCGCACCACCCGACTTCCCCACCGCCGCGATGGCCTTCGTCGGCCGGCGCGAAGAACTCGCCCTGCTGCGCGACGCCGTGCGCGAGCTGGCCGGCGGTCAGGGCGGCAGCGTGTGGCTGGAGGGCGAGCCCGGCATCGGCAAGTCGACGCTGCTGGCCGCCGGCCTCGAAGGCGCCGAGGCCGCGGGCTGCCGCGTCGCCCGGGCGTCGGCCGACGAGCTGGGCGGGCGCTTCCCCCTCCAGGTGGTGTTCGACGCCCTCGACGTGTCGCTGTCCTCGCCCGACCAGCGCCGCGTCGGCCCGGCCCGGGCGCTGGCGGTCCCCGCCGACTCCCCCACCGCCCTCGACCCCGTGCTCGCGGCCATCGACGAGCTGCTGGAGCTGGTCTTCGAGCTGTGCGCGGAGGCTCCGCTGGTCCTCGCGCTGGACGACTTCCACTGGGCCGACGAGGCGAGCGTGCTGCTGTGGCACCGCCTGCTGCGCCTGTCGCACCGCCTGCCGCTGCTGCTGGTCGCGGCGGCGTGCCCGGTGCCGCACCGGTTGGACCTGACGCGGGTGCGGCGCGCGGTCGTGGAGGCCGGGACCCTGGTGTCGCTGGGGCCGCTGGTGGAGCACGAGGTCAGCGCGCTGGTGACCGAGCTGGTGGGCGCCGTGCCGGGGGCGAGCCTGGTCAGCGTGAGCGAGTGCGCGGGCGGCAACCCGCTCTACGTCCGGGAAGTGGTCGACGCGCTGCTGCGCGAGAACGCCGTCGAGTTCCGCGACGGCGTGGCCGAGGCCGACCTGACCGACGGCGACGTGCTGCCGTCGCTGGTGACCGCGCTGAGCAGGCGGTTGGCGTTCCTGTCCGCGGAGACGCTGGACCTGCTGCGCCGGGCGGCGCTGCTGGGCGGCGGGTTCGCGCCCGGTGACGCGGCGGTGGTGGCGGGTCGCCCGGTGTCGGAGCTGGTGGTGGCCGTGGAGGAGGCGACGGCCGCCGGGGTGCTGGTCGAGGACGGCGCCGAGTTCGCCTTCCGGCACCCGCTGGTGCACCAGGCCCTCTACCACGGCATCCCGGCCGCGGTGCGGGCCGCGCTGCACCGGCAGGCCGCCCGGTCCCTGGCCGCGGCGGGGTCGCCGGTCGAGCTGGTGGCGCGGCAGCTCGCCGCCGGGCCGGCCTCGCCCGGGCCGTGGGTGGTGGACTGGCTGGTGGCCAACGCCGAGGGCGTCGCGGTGCGCGAACCCGACCTGGCGGTGGCGCTGCTGCGGACCGCGATCGGGCAGCCGGACCTGCCCGCGGACGACCGGGCGCGGCTCGCCGCCCGCCTGGCCCGCCTGGTGTTCCGGCTCGGTCGCCCGGCCGAGGCCGACGCCCGGTACGCGCTGGCCCGGGTCGACGACCCCGAACCGGTGGCGGAGCTGCGCTGGGTCCTCGCGGCCACCTACCACCAGGGGGGCCGCGCGGCCGAGGCCGCGGAGGTGCTGCGGGCGGCGGTCGCGGACGGCGGCACGCCCCCGGTGTGGCGGGCGCGGCTGGCGGCGTTGTCGGCGACCGTGCTGAGCGGGGACGAGGCCGAGGAGGCCGGGCGGGACGCGCTGCGGCGGGCGGAGGAGGTGCGCGACGACTTCGCCAGGGCGCAGGCCCGGCGCGGCCTGTGGCGGGCGGCCACCGCGCGCCGCGACCACCGCCGGGCCCTGTGGCAGGTCGAGCAGGCCCTGACCACGGCGGTCGGCCCCGAGGTGCAGGCGGACCTGGTGGGCGACCGGGTGACCACGCTCCAGCACCTCGACCGCCTGGACGAGGCCGACGGCCTGCTGCGCCTGGCGGGACCCCACCCGGCCGCCGCGGCGCAGGACTACTGGCGGGGTCGGTGGGCGGCCGTGCTCGACCGGGTGGGCGCCCACCGGGAGCAGGTGCCGTCCGCTTGGCCGCGCGACCGCGGGCCGACACCGCCCGCGCACGACGTCGCCGCGCTCGTCGCGGCCCGCCAGGACCGGGTGGAGGTGGCGCTGCGGCACGTCCGCGCCGCGACCGGGCCGTCCGACTTCCTCGCCGCGGCCGAGGCCGTGCTGGCCGAACGCGCCGGGCGGCTGCCGGAGGCGCTCGCCGCGCTGGGCCGGGTGCTCGCGCCCGACCCGGTGGTGCCCGGTCACCGGTGGCTGCCCGCGTTGACGCGGTTGGCGCTGCTGGTGGGCGACGAGGACGTGGTGGGGCGCGCGGTCGGGCTGGCCGAGGCGGAGGCGCGGCGGGAACGGGTGCCCGCCGGGGCGGGCGCGGCGGCGCTGCGGTGCCGGGGGCTGGTGGAGCGCGACCCGGGACCGGTGCTCGACGCGGCGGCGCGGTACCGGGAGGTCGGCAGGCCCGTGGAGCTGGCGGAGGCGTTGGAGGACGCCGTCGCGCTGCTGACCGGGAGGGGTGAGTGCGGCGCGGCCGACGTGGCGGCGCGGGAGGCGTTGGCGGTCTACCGGGGCCTCGGCGCGGCGTGGGACGCGCGGCGGGTCGGGACGCGGTACTGCCAGGTGGCTTGAGAGCTCGGAGTGGTCGAGCGGAGCGGCACGCGCGGTGGGGTGACCCCGGTTGTTCCGGCGGAGCGGCACGCGCGGCGGGATGACCCCGGTTGTTCCGGCGGA
This portion of the Saccharothrix syringae genome encodes:
- a CDS encoding PRC-barrel domain containing protein, whose protein sequence is MTAMQPHPFPFAPWMWRDAVALFDNRNEAVVDHDRPDVGLVGYEVEAVDGRIGKVDDANARVPADCLLVDTGTWLTSHQVVLPVGAVAGIDHGERRVHVDRTREQVKNAPEYDADFDADEFRARLGEYYTESYRTAP
- a CDS encoding NUDIX domain-containing protein translates to MIESTPVSVDVLTLRFDPTARTVLLGVAPRAFEPFAGALALPGVLLGKGERLREAARRAVRDKLGAPEEAITASGQLTTFDEPSRDPRGPTLSIALWATVDPARLAGGAATWPPLADVPPLAFDHDRIVADCRPLLADRLWRDVAFTAGLLGREFTTAQALDVTESLTGDRPYPANLGRIMERLPGLARTAQHAAALPKGGRPPSVWRWTS
- a CDS encoding BTAD domain-containing putative transcriptional regulator, whose product is MSTSTVASPVVRLLGPVRVWRDGVEVDIGTARRRAVFTLLALRANEAVSRDELVDGVWGDAPPASAGASLYTYVSGLRQVLEPGRSKRAAGGLLVSTGAGYALRLDPDSLDVHRFDAHRERAEVLARRDPARAVEELDAALALWAGEALAGVPGPFAEAQRARLHELRLVAVERRAELALALGGYADVVAELAGLVVEHPLREGLRALLMTALHQAGRQAEALEVFRDARHVLATELGIEPGHVLREVHRRVLAGEPTTPAGSANGSPWANGAPWANATPRSGGRPGVDAAPGFNARPPSTARPAPTSQSAPTDRFASTDHPRPTDHPRPTDRLAPTDHAAPTDHPAPSDHLAPTDQPQFTAPPDFPTAAMAFVGRREELALLRDAVRELAGGQGGSVWLEGEPGIGKSTLLAAGLEGAEAAGCRVARASADELGGRFPLQVVFDALDVSLSSPDQRRVGPARALAVPADSPTALDPVLAAIDELLELVFELCAEAPLVLALDDFHWADEASVLLWHRLLRLSHRLPLLLVAAACPVPHRLDLTRVRRAVVEAGTLVSLGPLVEHEVSALVTELVGAVPGASLVSVSECAGGNPLYVREVVDALLRENAVEFRDGVAEADLTDGDVLPSLVTALSRRLAFLSAETLDLLRRAALLGGGFAPGDAAVVAGRPVSELVVAVEEATAAGVLVEDGAEFAFRHPLVHQALYHGIPAAVRAALHRQAARSLAAAGSPVELVARQLAAGPASPGPWVVDWLVANAEGVAVREPDLAVALLRTAIGQPDLPADDRARLAARLARLVFRLGRPAEADARYALARVDDPEPVAELRWVLAATYHQGGRAAEAAEVLRAAVADGGTPPVWRARLAALSATVLSGDEAEEAGRDALRRAEEVRDDFARAQARRGLWRAATARRDHRRALWQVEQALTTAVGPEVQADLVGDRVTTLQHLDRLDEADGLLRLAGPHPAAAAQDYWRGRWAAVLDRVGAHREQVPSAWPRDRGPTPPAHDVAALVAARQDRVEVALRHVRAATGPSDFLAAAEAVLAERAGRLPEALAALGRVLAPDPVVPGHRWLPALTRLALLVGDEDVVGRAVGLAEAEARRERVPAGAGAAALRCRGLVERDPGPVLDAAARYREVGRPVELAEALEDAVALLTGRGECGAADVAAREALAVYRGLGAAWDARRVGTRYCQVA